CGCTTTCCATGCCAGGGGCGAATCCCACATGGACAGCCCGAATTATCCCCTTTGAATCGAAGAGATACATCGTGGGAATACCCCTGACTTTATATGCCGACGCTGCCATCCTGGCGTCGGTGATCAACCTCTCCGACGCATCCCTCTTAACGGGATCGGCGAGAAGGAGATATGTGAGCTTGGCCTTCTTGGCGAAGGGTTTAATCGCCCGTGAGCCGCCCCTATCGAGGCCCACTCCTATGACCACCAGTCCACCTTTTATCTCTTTCTTTTTTCTCTCATCCTTTTTGATAAGCTTCTCGAAGTATCTCTCGTGCAGATCTTGGATATGAGGCACAGCCAATCTGCATGGCGGGCACCATATGGCCCAGAAATCCACGAGCACGGCATCGGGATAGATCCTCTGGACATGCTTCCTGTCCTTCTCGTTCCATTCCTTTACCACGACTAGCCTGTCCTTTTCAAGTTTAAGCGTGACCTCGGTATTATCTATCGACTTGAGAACGAAGGGGATCAATTTCTCTCCTCTTCGAAGCTCAGCCCATACCGATGTGCCGATCACGCAGGATAAAGCCACGAGAAGCCAGAATCTAAAGAGGAATCT
The sequence above is drawn from the Candidatus Poribacteria bacterium genome and encodes:
- a CDS encoding TlpA family protein disulfide reductase — its product is MRFLFRFWLLVALSCVIGTSVWAELRRGEKLIPFVLKSIDNTEVTLKLEKDRLVVVKEWNEKDRKHVQRIYPDAVLVDFWAIWCPPCRLAVPHIQDLHERYFEKLIKKDERKKKEIKGGLVVIGVGLDRGGSRAIKPFAKKAKLTYLLLADPVKRDASERLITDARMAASAYKVRGIPTMYLFDSKGIIRAVHVGFAPGMESAIEEEIKKLVKSKPSGK